The Planctomycetota bacterium nucleotide sequence AATGCGATTGAGACCCGCGTGTGGTCGAGCGACAATACTCACGGTGGGCGGTTTTCCCTGAGGAGGGTATGACGATGCGTGCTTCTATGCGAGCTTCGCTGAGTGTTTCCATGCGTGCTTCCATGAGATCTTTCCGTGCCCTGTCGGGCGCGGTGATGGTGGCGGGCGTTGCGGGCGCGACCCCCTGTCGTGCCGATGACGGGGCGGCAACGCCGCCGCCACTGCCGGCGGTGCGCGTGGTTGGTGACGAGTCGGGCACGGCGGGGAAGGTGTTGACGATCATCGCCGGGACTGGCGCCGACGGCGCCGGCGGCACCGAGAACGCCGACGGCGTTCCCAAGCGGATCAGGATTCGGGTCGTCGGCGACGTGGCGACGGTGATCGATGCCGCGGAGTTTGGTGCTGCAGAGGCCGGCGCCGCGGCAGGGGCCGGCGCCGCGGCAGGGGGCGGCGCGGAGGCAGGCGGCGTCCCCGCCAGGAAACTCGTCCCCTACATCGGCGTGGCCACGAGCCCGTTGGCGCCGGCCGTCCGCGCGCAGACGGGGTTGCCCGAGGATGTCGGGCTGGCGGTCGACGCCGTCACGCCCGACAGTCCGGCCGCCGCCGCGGGGCTCGTGCCGTTCGACGTGCTCGCCAAGTACGACGACCAGATCCTCTGTGCCGCCGTGCAGCTCTCGGCGCTGGTCAAACGCACCGGAACGGGCAGCACCGCCACGCTCACCGTCCTCCGCGGCGGGAAGGAGCTCACGGTGCCGGTAAAGATCGGTGAGCGGGAAGCCGACGTGACGATGCAGATAGTGCCCGGCCCGGGCATGCCGGGATTCGGAGGCGGCGGCTTCGGAGTCGGTGCCGGGATGGCGCCAATGGGGATCGTTCCGGGGTTCGGGCTCGATCAGGCGGCCCTCCAGCGACTTCAAGAAGCGGCCAAGAATGCCGGCGGTGTTTGGCAGGGTCAGGTGCAGGGAGTGGTGCCGCTGCCCGGCGGTGCTCCTTGGACCGCGCCCCTGCCGGGGGTTCCGATGCCTCCCCCGCGCTTCTTCTTCACCACTCCCGGTGGGCCGGCCGGTGGTGGCACTGCCAGCGGTGTGGGCGAGAGCGGAGGTGCGGGCCCCGGGGCGGGAGCCGCCACGCAGACACAGAGCCAATCGATTTCGTTGTTCACCGATGCCGAGGGACGGGTCGAGTTTCGTGACACCAACGGCACCAAGCGGGTGATCGTGTTCGGCGCCGATGGCCAAGAGCAGTATTCGGGCGCCTACGACACCGACGCCGACCGGGCCGCCGTGCCCGAAGCGCTCCGCGCCCGCGTCGGCAGGGCGGCTGGTTCCATCGGTCAAGCCGATCCCCGTCCGCAGCCCCTGAGGCCGAAGAAGATGAGCTTGTAGAGAGCAGCTTCCCCCGCGCCGTCCGTCCGGCGTGCACGCAGCGTGCACGCCGGCGGCGGCCGTTCTCTCTGAAATCAGTGACGATTGGGGAACCGAATGGGTTTACCTCACCATGCGAGCCAGACGACCCGCCATTGAGACTCGCGATTGACAGAAGGGCTGTTGCTTTATCGAACACGAAGGCGAGGACGAGCTGGACGTCGGACATGACAGGGGATCTCCTGGGACTAGAAACACGGACCGGGAACCACCGGGTAGCCAGACAGGCCGACTGGGAAAACGAGAAGCCGCCCGCAGGGATTGCCTGGGGCGGCGGGAGAGAGATAGGGCGGTCCGGGGAATCAGGC carries:
- a CDS encoding PDZ domain-containing protein, which translates into the protein MRSFRALSGAVMVAGVAGATPCRADDGAATPPPLPAVRVVGDESGTAGKVLTIIAGTGADGAGGTENADGVPKRIRIRVVGDVATVIDAAEFGAAEAGAAAGAGAAAGGGAEAGGVPARKLVPYIGVATSPLAPAVRAQTGLPEDVGLAVDAVTPDSPAAAAGLVPFDVLAKYDDQILCAAVQLSALVKRTGTGSTATLTVLRGGKELTVPVKIGEREADVTMQIVPGPGMPGFGGGGFGVGAGMAPMGIVPGFGLDQAALQRLQEAAKNAGGVWQGQVQGVVPLPGGAPWTAPLPGVPMPPPRFFFTTPGGPAGGGTASGVGESGGAGPGAGAATQTQSQSISLFTDAEGRVEFRDTNGTKRVIVFGADGQEQYSGAYDTDADRAAVPEALRARVGRAAGSIGQADPRPQPLRPKKMSL